One segment of Thermococcus sp. AM4 DNA contains the following:
- a CDS encoding class I SAM-dependent methyltransferase: MSFREKYSRIARHYETLEKPLDRFFCPLRERAVSFVRGKTLEVGVGVGKTLRYYPKDVELCAVDAVPEALEIAREKARKLNLNACFEVADVEELPFPDNSFDTVLSSFVFCTVPNPEKGMMEVLRVLKPGGRAVFLEHTKSDSILLNYLFLLPLKLPLRLLLDDDPLRETHKLVRNYFEIEREERYYRGIVRLIVARKPR; encoded by the coding sequence ATGTCGTTCAGGGAGAAGTATTCTCGCATTGCCCGGCACTACGAGACCCTTGAGAAACCCCTCGACAGGTTCTTCTGCCCCCTGCGCGAGAGGGCGGTTTCCTTTGTCAGGGGAAAGACCCTTGAGGTCGGCGTTGGCGTTGGAAAGACGCTCAGGTATTACCCGAAGGACGTTGAGCTCTGCGCCGTCGATGCCGTTCCCGAGGCCCTTGAAATCGCCCGGGAAAAAGCCAGAAAGCTTAACCTGAACGCCTGTTTCGAGGTTGCCGACGTTGAGGAACTTCCTTTCCCGGATAACAGTTTTGACACCGTTCTGAGCTCCTTCGTCTTCTGCACCGTCCCGAATCCCGAGAAAGGAATGATGGAAGTCCTCCGCGTCCTGAAGCCCGGAGGAAGGGCGGTTTTCCTCGAGCACACGAAGAGCGACTCGATTTTGCTCAACTACCTCTTTCTCCTCCCCCTGAAGTTGCCATTGAGGTTGCTTCTCGATGACGACCCTCTCAGGGAGACACATAAGCTCGTTCGTAACTACTTTGAAATCGAGCGCGAGGAGCGCTATTACCGCGGAATCGTCCGTTTAATCGTCGCGCGGAAGCCTCGGTAA
- a CDS encoding cupin domain-containing protein: MFVGHYLDVPEEETGFEGVTIRWLVYPKLGAKNFAMRYFVMKKDSEIPIHQHDWEHEIFIMKGEGIITNGKEEHHVKAGNFLYVPPNEPHGYKALTDTFEFLCLIPAKKEAIPEDKW; this comes from the coding sequence ATGTTCGTCGGACACTACCTCGATGTCCCCGAGGAGGAGACCGGCTTTGAGGGGGTAACAATAAGGTGGCTCGTCTACCCCAAGCTTGGCGCCAAGAACTTCGCCATGCGCTACTTCGTCATGAAGAAGGATTCAGAGATTCCGATACACCAGCACGACTGGGAGCACGAGATCTTCATCATGAAGGGCGAGGGGATAATAACCAACGGGAAGGAGGAGCACCACGTTAAAGCGGGGAACTTCCTCTACGTCCCGCCCAACGAGCCCCATGGCTACAAGGCCCTAACTGACACCTTCGAGTTCCTCTGCCTCATTCCGGCCAAGAAAGAGGCCATCCCCGAGGACAAGTGGTGA
- a CDS encoding CDP-2,3-bis-(O-geranylgeranyl)-sn-glycerol synthase — MGALSSMFWALWYVLPAYFANASPVLLGGGRPIDGGRKWRDGNRILGDGKTWRGFFGGITVGTLVGAVQYYITPAFYGSLKTAILLAFLLSFGALVGDLVGSFIKRRLNLPRGYPAVGLDQLGFLISALAFAYPVKTVSSGQMLFLLIFTPLVHWSANYFAYRMGWKSVPW, encoded by the coding sequence ATGGGAGCGCTCTCATCGATGTTCTGGGCCCTGTGGTACGTCCTTCCCGCGTACTTCGCCAACGCTTCCCCAGTTCTGCTCGGGGGAGGCAGGCCGATAGATGGTGGACGGAAGTGGCGTGACGGAAACCGGATTCTGGGAGATGGAAAGACGTGGAGGGGTTTCTTCGGCGGAATAACCGTCGGCACTCTGGTTGGGGCCGTTCAATATTACATAACCCCCGCCTTCTACGGTTCCCTGAAAACGGCCATCTTACTCGCTTTTCTGCTGTCCTTCGGCGCCCTCGTCGGCGATCTCGTGGGGAGTTTCATAAAGAGACGCCTGAACCTTCCGAGGGGGTACCCTGCGGTTGGCCTGGATCAGCTGGGCTTTCTGATAAGCGCGCTCGCCTTTGCCTATCCCGTGAAGACTGTATCCTCCGGCCAGATGCTGTTCCTCCTGATATTCACGCCGCTCGTCCACTGGTCCGCCAACTACTTCGCCTACAGAATGGGCTGGAAGAGCGTTCCCTGGTGA
- a CDS encoding DUF2103 domain-containing protein, producing MPKYFRKGVKREHHFLKGLERPLEEIASIPGVKKVIPGRIYASDSRGFEIKVTRETQTGLKLVAKSDGSVQEVFLVVDKADRGRVWREIEGIFSERKD from the coding sequence ATGCCCAAGTACTTCCGCAAAGGCGTCAAGAGGGAGCACCACTTCCTCAAGGGGCTGGAGAGACCGCTCGAAGAGATAGCCTCGATTCCAGGCGTCAAGAAGGTAATCCCGGGCAGGATTTACGCGAGCGATTCCAGGGGATTTGAGATTAAGGTGACGCGGGAAACGCAGACCGGCCTTAAGCTCGTCGCCAAGAGCGATGGGAGCGTTCAGGAGGTTTTTCTGGTCGTTGACAAGGCCGACAGGGGGAGAGTTTGGAGGGAGATAGAGGGGATTTTCAGCGAGAGAAAGGATTAA
- a CDS encoding metallophosphoesterase — translation MERKVLGLLLLGVLLLGTIAAGCLGGGGGETAQSTPTPTGSSSTTTTAHETPSSTTTTTTSSATTTTTTTTSGTTTTTATTTTTSSTTTTTTTATTTTTPTPAVVRIDFSKFRKTGQVIGEWRSIFKGQPIYTVPEYFDLVKAYFPDADIRNLSDYKWGIAVLPPELAVKELEGKRVRIEKVDYFGYVAYRNGYHFVGPDKGVIAVFNSGDGAKLILTGTSRAGVGLALRELSRINSYSDVPSLYVLRSGQFEGLVLKEIGDVNWDGIVERTEFVEDYPLYYDEPFHYHWRVVRGENVTVTGGFIRLVNGSTVYIRALGFNVSVSVKPSGARLTYVIENINPAYVDYPKCAEVGETWIKLNSTDGFTLGPRNVSNYTVFAIGDHRPAHRDDPVPKVFLEIMAQVNNGSGAFVIDGGDLVYSGRLSEWIDLMKVWKWNKPVFLTPGNHEYQGEGKNIFHYLFGPDEDYSFVLGDYVYVFMNDVENGYTLSSDQWEALKAALKLANETGRRAVIVMHAPPYDPRPSGDHTMNRNSAEKLLALMREYNAFGIFSHIHLNWYGEYEGVQMVITGGAGAPLYVTDPNEGGFYGYAVLSMGPNGKIGVKLVRVE, via the coding sequence GTGGAAAGAAAGGTGCTTGGATTGCTCCTTTTGGGAGTTCTCCTGCTGGGAACGATCGCCGCCGGCTGCCTCGGCGGGGGCGGAGGGGAGACCGCCCAGTCCACTCCGACACCTACGGGGAGTTCCTCCACCACAACCACCGCGCACGAAACCCCGTCTTCCACCACTACCACGACGACCTCTTCTGCAACTACAACGACCACTACAACTACTTCGGGCACCACCACGACGACAGCGACCACCACAACGACATCGAGCACAACCACGACTACCACAACCGCCACTACCACGACGACGCCAACGCCAGCTGTCGTGAGGATCGACTTCTCAAAGTTCAGGAAGACGGGGCAGGTTATCGGTGAGTGGCGGAGCATCTTCAAGGGACAGCCAATCTACACCGTTCCAGAGTACTTCGATCTCGTTAAGGCGTACTTCCCGGACGCCGATATCAGGAACCTCTCCGACTACAAGTGGGGAATAGCGGTTCTCCCGCCGGAGCTGGCGGTCAAGGAGCTCGAGGGCAAGAGGGTCAGGATTGAGAAGGTCGATTACTTCGGCTACGTTGCCTACAGGAACGGCTACCACTTCGTTGGTCCGGATAAGGGCGTTATAGCCGTCTTCAACTCGGGCGATGGCGCGAAGCTCATCCTCACCGGAACGAGCAGGGCCGGCGTCGGCCTCGCCCTCAGGGAGCTCTCGCGGATCAACTCCTACTCCGACGTTCCGAGCCTCTACGTTCTCCGCTCCGGCCAGTTTGAGGGCCTCGTCCTCAAGGAGATCGGCGACGTCAACTGGGACGGCATCGTGGAGAGGACTGAATTCGTCGAGGATTACCCGCTCTACTACGATGAGCCCTTCCACTACCACTGGCGCGTCGTTAGGGGTGAGAACGTAACCGTTACCGGGGGCTTCATAAGGCTCGTGAACGGCTCCACAGTTTACATAAGGGCCCTCGGCTTCAACGTCAGCGTCTCGGTCAAGCCTTCCGGGGCCAGGCTCACCTACGTGATCGAGAACATCAACCCTGCATACGTGGACTACCCGAAGTGCGCCGAGGTCGGCGAGACCTGGATAAAGCTCAACTCGACCGATGGCTTCACCCTGGGCCCGAGGAACGTCTCCAACTACACGGTCTTTGCGATAGGCGACCACAGGCCGGCCCACAGGGACGATCCGGTCCCGAAGGTCTTCCTTGAGATAATGGCCCAGGTCAACAACGGAAGCGGGGCATTCGTGATAGACGGTGGTGATCTGGTCTACTCCGGCAGGCTCAGCGAGTGGATCGACCTCATGAAGGTCTGGAAGTGGAACAAGCCCGTCTTCCTGACCCCCGGCAACCACGAGTACCAGGGTGAGGGCAAGAACATCTTCCACTACCTCTTCGGTCCCGACGAGGACTACAGCTTCGTTCTCGGCGATTACGTCTACGTTTTCATGAACGACGTTGAGAACGGCTACACCCTCAGCTCCGACCAGTGGGAAGCCCTCAAGGCCGCACTTAAACTGGCCAACGAAACCGGAAGGAGGGCCGTTATCGTCATGCACGCCCCGCCCTACGATCCGAGGCCCAGCGGTGACCACACCATGAACCGCAACTCCGCCGAAAAGCTCTTGGCCCTCATGAGGGAATACAACGCCTTTGGAATCTTCAGCCACATCCACCTCAACTGGTACGGGGAGTACGAGGGCGTTCAGATGGTCATAACGGGCGGAGCAGGGGCGCCCCTCTACGTCACGGATCCAAACGAGGGGGGCTTTTACGGCTACGCGGTTCTTTCCATGGGTCCGAACGGGAAGATCGGGGTCAAGCTCGTCAGGGTCGAGTGA
- a CDS encoding coiled-coil protein, with protein sequence MPTVKVDPEEIKRIKKEIEALEKERNEIRAKLEELEKELQSWIQKRDEKNREVQQLRQKGREYKEKRDEINAQIKQLKKNREEINAKLDLLYQEILEYRTKRDEYNQLRRLNMPAEKIKERIEKLEWELQTNPKITPEREKQIVDQIQVLATELEIIQQADRFHKKLVETRKKVDQLKKARRAISLEIQKLANQSQQFHEMMIKAFTQADEVKKEADEYHAKVVELREKVREVRRELRAIERKIREYDEKHKELIAYRLVARMRARKDSSFEKAVEALEKFKRGEKLTLDELLLLQRYNLV encoded by the coding sequence ATGCCAACGGTCAAAGTGGATCCAGAGGAAATAAAGAGGATCAAGAAGGAAATCGAGGCCCTTGAGAAGGAGAGAAACGAGATAAGGGCCAAGCTCGAGGAGCTTGAAAAGGAGCTCCAGAGCTGGATTCAGAAGAGGGACGAGAAGAACAGGGAGGTGCAGCAACTTCGTCAGAAGGGCAGGGAGTACAAGGAGAAGAGGGATGAAATCAACGCCCAGATAAAACAGCTCAAGAAGAACCGTGAGGAGATTAACGCCAAGCTTGACCTCCTCTACCAGGAGATACTCGAGTACCGGACCAAGAGGGACGAGTACAACCAGCTCAGAAGGCTCAACATGCCGGCCGAGAAGATCAAGGAGAGAATCGAGAAGCTCGAATGGGAGCTCCAGACCAACCCCAAGATAACCCCCGAGAGGGAGAAGCAGATCGTCGATCAGATACAGGTTCTCGCGACCGAGCTCGAGATAATCCAGCAGGCAGATCGCTTCCACAAGAAGCTCGTCGAGACGAGGAAGAAGGTCGACCAGCTCAAGAAGGCCAGGAGGGCGATAAGCCTCGAGATACAGAAGCTCGCCAACCAGAGCCAGCAGTTCCACGAGATGATGATAAAGGCCTTCACCCAGGCGGACGAGGTCAAGAAGGAGGCCGACGAGTACCACGCCAAGGTCGTCGAGCTCCGCGAGAAGGTCAGGGAGGTCAGGAGAGAACTCCGCGCCATCGAGAGGAAGATCCGCGAGTACGACGAGAAGCACAAGGAGCTCATAGCTTACAGGCTCGTTGCAAGGATGCGCGCGAGGAAGGACAGCAGCTTCGAGAAGGCCGTCGAGGCCCTTGAGAAGTTCAAGCGCGGTGAGAAGCTCACCCTCGACGAACTGTTGCTCCTCCAGCGCTACAACCTCGTGTGA
- a CDS encoding HEPN domain-containing protein, with protein sequence MRNEARLLWEQALEDLKTAEALIDVKRYYASVFFSQQAAEKALKALYIEVKREFPPKTHSLLRLSKELGIEDEDIIDAVLDLNPEYIVTRYPDAANEVPARIYNRRMAVEHLEKAKRVIEFCREKLGL encoded by the coding sequence ATGAGAAATGAGGCACGTCTCCTATGGGAGCAAGCGCTGGAAGACCTTAAAACGGCTGAAGCACTCATTGATGTGAAGAGATACTACGCGAGCGTGTTCTTTTCCCAGCAGGCCGCTGAGAAGGCCCTGAAGGCCCTCTATATTGAGGTCAAGAGGGAGTTTCCTCCCAAAACTCACAGTCTGCTGAGGCTTTCCAAGGAGCTCGGCATCGAAGACGAGGACATCATCGACGCGGTCCTTGACCTGAATCCGGAGTACATAGTCACGAGGTATCCCGACGCCGCGAACGAGGTTCCGGCGAGGATATACAACAGGAGAATGGCGGTCGAGCACCTTGAAAAAGCTAAGAGGGTGATCGAGTTTTGCAGGGAAAAGCTTGGGCTCTGA
- a CDS encoding nucleotidyltransferase domain-containing protein: protein MQGKAWALRIAEVIKRRYPDARVVFFGSRIRGDYLKDSDYDIIVVSKAFRGKHFTRRSSEVLRILWDAGIVGDFEILCYTPEEFERKKKNLGIVREALREGVVL from the coding sequence TTGCAGGGAAAAGCTTGGGCTCTGAGAATTGCCGAGGTTATAAAGCGGCGCTACCCCGATGCTAGGGTGGTTTTCTTTGGCTCCCGGATAAGGGGGGACTACCTTAAGGACAGTGACTACGACATCATCGTGGTCTCCAAGGCCTTCAGGGGAAAGCACTTCACCAGAAGGTCGAGCGAGGTTTTGAGGATCCTCTGGGATGCCGGGATCGTGGGAGATTTTGAGATCCTCTGCTACACTCCGGAGGAGTTTGAGAGAAAAAAGAAAAACCTCGGTATCGTCAGGGAGGCCCTGAGGGAGGGCGTGGTTCTTTAG
- a CDS encoding tRNA (N(6)-L-threonylcarbamoyladenosine(37)-C(2))-methylthiotransferase produces MVRVHVESYGCSRNKADGEIMEALLLKAGHELVETPENADYVVVNTCAVKDPTEFKMAKRIRELLDSGKKVIATGCLVHVNPDAIDPRVSGILGVKSIDRIAEAIEIAERGGKLVSVEGWRERNPDKLELPRLWKPGVAFVVPISEGCLNACTYCATRFARGVLKSYKPELVVKWVKEALARGYREIILSSEDTGCYGFDIGTNLAELLDEITAIEGEFRVRVGMMNPNHVLKFLDELIEAYQDEKVYRFLHLPVQSGDNEILRRMGRNYTVEEFKEIVRAFRKKIPELNLNTDIIVGFPGETEEAFRNTVELVKRIKPDKINVSRYSARPGTIAARWKQLPGWLVKERSRELHRLRLQIAYEINKAYVGRTVEVLVHGPGKKGGVEGRAFNYKDIILDSGEAGSLVRAKVERATATYLIGRVE; encoded by the coding sequence ATGGTCAGGGTTCACGTCGAGAGCTACGGCTGCTCAAGGAACAAAGCTGATGGCGAGATAATGGAGGCCCTTCTTCTGAAAGCGGGCCACGAGTTAGTCGAGACTCCGGAGAACGCTGACTACGTCGTCGTCAACACCTGCGCGGTTAAAGACCCGACAGAGTTCAAGATGGCGAAGAGGATTAGGGAGCTCCTCGATTCTGGAAAGAAGGTAATAGCCACCGGCTGTCTCGTCCATGTCAATCCCGATGCAATAGACCCGCGCGTCTCGGGGATTCTGGGAGTTAAAAGCATAGACAGGATCGCCGAGGCGATTGAAATCGCTGAACGTGGGGGAAAGCTCGTCAGCGTGGAAGGCTGGCGGGAAAGAAACCCTGACAAGCTCGAACTTCCACGCCTCTGGAAGCCCGGCGTCGCCTTCGTCGTCCCCATAAGCGAGGGCTGCCTCAACGCATGCACCTACTGCGCGACGCGCTTCGCTCGAGGAGTTCTCAAGAGCTACAAGCCGGAACTCGTCGTCAAATGGGTTAAGGAAGCTCTGGCGAGGGGCTACCGGGAGATTATCCTGTCGAGCGAGGACACCGGTTGCTACGGCTTCGACATCGGGACGAACTTGGCTGAGCTCCTCGACGAGATAACGGCCATCGAAGGGGAGTTTCGCGTCAGGGTCGGCATGATGAACCCCAACCACGTCCTCAAGTTCCTCGACGAGCTGATTGAGGCTTACCAGGACGAGAAGGTTTACCGCTTCCTCCACCTGCCGGTTCAGAGCGGCGACAACGAGATCCTGCGCAGGATGGGCAGGAACTACACCGTTGAGGAGTTCAAGGAGATAGTTCGTGCCTTCAGGAAAAAGATTCCGGAATTGAACCTCAACACCGACATCATCGTTGGCTTCCCGGGGGAGACTGAGGAAGCCTTCAGGAACACGGTCGAGCTTGTAAAGCGGATTAAGCCTGACAAGATCAACGTCTCCCGCTACTCGGCAAGGCCCGGAACGATAGCGGCAAGGTGGAAGCAGTTACCCGGCTGGCTCGTCAAGGAGCGCTCAAGGGAACTCCATCGGCTCCGCCTCCAGATAGCCTACGAGATAAACAAAGCTTACGTCGGCAGGACCGTTGAGGTTCTCGTCCACGGCCCGGGCAAGAAGGGCGGAGTTGAGGGCAGGGCCTTCAACTACAAGGATATAATCCTCGACTCCGGCGAGGCGGGCAGCTTGGTCCGGGCAAAGGTCGAGCGAGCCACCGCGACCTACCTTATCGGCAGGGTCGAATGA
- a CDS encoding DUF3368 domain-containing protein, with protein sequence MFVVDTTVLSNFAKTNSMDVLGKILGETALTTPQVVEEFMVGVNRGRYPPVEIPIPITELTPEEERLYRLLRAKLGKGESSCIAIAKHRGLILLSDDYDARKKARLLGVKVSGTIGVLVLGVKKGILTLKEGNELLEKMIEKGFYSPLKRLEEVMPASSP encoded by the coding sequence GTGTTTGTAGTGGACACAACGGTGTTGTCCAACTTTGCAAAGACGAATTCAATGGACGTTCTCGGAAAAATTCTCGGTGAAACGGCGCTAACAACCCCTCAGGTTGTTGAGGAATTTATGGTGGGAGTTAATAGAGGCAGGTATCCCCCAGTTGAAATCCCCATACCCATTACGGAGCTAACTCCCGAGGAAGAAAGATTGTACAGACTCCTTCGCGCGAAGCTGGGAAAGGGAGAATCATCTTGCATAGCCATCGCAAAACACAGGGGGTTAATTTTGCTCAGCGATGACTACGACGCGCGAAAGAAGGCGAGACTGCTCGGGGTCAAAGTGTCGGGAACGATAGGAGTTCTCGTGCTTGGAGTCAAGAAAGGCATTCTGACGTTGAAAGAAGGCAATGAGTTACTGGAGAAAATGATTGAAAAGGGCTTCTACTCTCCCTTGAAAAGACTTGAGGAGGTTATGCCCGCTTCCTCACCTTAA
- a CDS encoding TIGR00269 family protein, translated as MRCKFCEKPAFIKLHYPKMYLCEEHFREYFERKVKRTIERYKMLKPDERVLVVVSGGKDSAVTAYILKKLGYNIECLHINLGIGEYSEKSESYAKKQCEALGVPLHIVRVKELLGKGIGEVRTRRPTCSYCGLTKRYIFNKFAYDNGFDAVATGHNLDDEASFIFSNMMHWNTQYLAKQGPVTPSQFNGKLVKKVKPLYEVTEREVVAYALANGIDYMMEECPHAVGATTIEYKEILNEMEEKRPGTKINFVKGFLRKKHLFEAELQEAELRECRVCGMPSSGEVCSFCRFWRLEKPIDFKLNR; from the coding sequence ATGAGATGCAAGTTCTGTGAGAAACCGGCCTTCATCAAGCTCCACTACCCAAAAATGTACCTCTGCGAGGAGCACTTTAGGGAGTACTTCGAGAGAAAGGTAAAGCGGACGATAGAGAGGTATAAAATGCTCAAGCCGGACGAGAGGGTTCTGGTCGTTGTCAGCGGCGGAAAGGACTCGGCCGTTACCGCTTACATCCTCAAGAAGCTCGGCTACAACATCGAGTGCCTCCACATAAACCTCGGCATCGGCGAGTACAGCGAGAAGAGCGAGAGCTATGCTAAAAAGCAGTGCGAGGCCTTAGGCGTTCCGCTCCACATCGTCCGCGTTAAGGAGCTCCTCGGGAAGGGAATCGGGGAAGTTAGGACGAGACGGCCAACGTGCTCCTACTGTGGGCTCACCAAGAGGTACATCTTCAACAAGTTCGCCTACGACAACGGCTTCGACGCCGTAGCGACCGGCCACAACCTCGACGACGAGGCGAGCTTTATATTCTCGAACATGATGCACTGGAACACGCAGTACCTGGCGAAGCAGGGGCCGGTGACGCCGAGCCAGTTCAACGGCAAGCTCGTGAAGAAGGTCAAACCGCTGTACGAGGTCACCGAGAGGGAGGTTGTTGCCTACGCCCTCGCCAACGGCATCGATTACATGATGGAGGAGTGCCCGCACGCGGTCGGAGCGACGACGATTGAGTACAAGGAGATACTCAACGAGATGGAGGAGAAGAGGCCCGGGACGAAAATCAACTTCGTCAAGGGCTTCCTGCGGAAGAAGCACCTCTTCGAGGCAGAGCTCCAGGAGGCGGAGCTGAGGGAGTGCAGGGTCTGCGGAATGCCGTCGAGCGGTGAGGTCTGCTCGTTCTGTAGGTTCTGGAGGCTTGAGAAGCCGATAGACTTCAAGCTGAACCGATGA
- a CDS encoding UPF0175 family protein — protein MEDLWIVKEFEKVAELMPEKALRLIKKDPDLLKEIVISAYLDEIISLGKAAEALGVTREELIEEFKKRGIPIRTPDREDVLSEVEVIACL, from the coding sequence ATGGAGGACCTATGGATTGTTAAAGAGTTTGAAAAAGTGGCGGAGTTGATGCCAGAGAAAGCCCTCCGCCTTATAAAGAAGGACCCCGACCTTTTAAAGGAGATAGTAATCTCAGCGTATCTTGATGAAATCATAAGCCTCGGAAAAGCCGCGGAGGCCCTCGGGGTAACGAGAGAGGAGCTTATAGAAGAATTTAAAAAACGGGGAATCCCCATCAGAACTCCCGACAGAGAAGACGTTCTCTCAGAGGTGGAGGTCATAGCGTGTTTGTAG
- the arcS gene encoding archaeosine synthase subunit alpha, whose protein sequence is MEVIKHEGPGRLGLVRLGDYSFRTPALAGVDFTLSPFNSFFHPNELGDYDFNLAPAIPLGFYTPAEVIEKALGRLWSVNYDGFNAFYLPALRRTEYLEEFFKIIERYNFDAVYLGNSKILVKEYRYFVKILRALRERFPNVMIIADLEPFFYPLAVYLGVDAFDTRSLKLYDFEGKGFTQYSPFLWGKEPNSLDFARETILLVRKALESGKLRYLMENLFYTQYHAGILRIADLEHADYLEKYTPIQKETVYFISDASIRRPEVKRWHSRVLERFTPPRNTELVLLFPCSAKKPYSFSRSHTLYRRAVKEALGSGTARVHELILTSPFGVVPREWEWLAKYDIVVTGHWSEEEIRPAAELLAKTLEKYPKDVPIVAHLDEAYVEIAKLAGELSGREIIFTRVEGGTMSKESLKSLTETLREFHLEGTKEDRTYRYFENIRKVFDFYFGVGAGEAVLPDNGHVKGSKMLRLFVENQQTGTFREGVISVTPFGMQRIYDSLKAYWVKIDFDLRGDVFAAGVNEADERIRPDDIVGVVRDEKVVGVGKAVLAGEEMIRAKKGIAVKVRKRA, encoded by the coding sequence ATGGAAGTCATCAAGCACGAAGGGCCCGGAAGGTTAGGGTTAGTTCGTTTAGGAGACTACTCCTTCAGAACCCCCGCTTTAGCTGGGGTAGACTTCACGCTCTCCCCCTTCAACTCCTTCTTCCACCCGAATGAACTGGGTGATTACGATTTCAACCTCGCTCCGGCCATTCCGCTCGGCTTCTATACACCGGCTGAAGTCATTGAAAAGGCCCTTGGAAGGCTCTGGAGCGTTAACTATGACGGCTTCAACGCCTTTTACCTGCCCGCTTTAAGGAGAACCGAGTACCTCGAGGAGTTCTTCAAAATAATCGAACGGTACAACTTTGATGCCGTCTACCTCGGCAACTCCAAAATCCTCGTCAAGGAGTACCGCTACTTCGTTAAAATCCTCCGCGCGCTCCGTGAGAGGTTCCCCAACGTCATGATTATAGCGGATTTGGAGCCGTTCTTCTATCCGTTAGCGGTTTACCTCGGCGTTGATGCCTTCGACACGCGCTCGCTCAAGCTCTACGACTTCGAGGGCAAGGGCTTCACCCAGTACAGCCCGTTCCTCTGGGGCAAAGAACCGAACTCCCTCGACTTCGCGAGAGAGACGATACTCCTCGTGAGGAAGGCCCTTGAGAGCGGTAAGCTCCGCTACCTCATGGAGAACCTGTTCTACACCCAGTATCACGCGGGAATTCTCCGCATAGCGGATTTGGAGCACGCCGATTACCTCGAGAAGTACACGCCGATTCAGAAGGAGACGGTCTATTTCATCAGCGACGCCTCCATCAGGAGGCCTGAAGTTAAGCGCTGGCACTCCCGCGTCCTCGAGCGCTTCACTCCTCCAAGGAACACCGAGCTGGTCCTTCTCTTCCCATGCTCGGCCAAGAAGCCCTACTCCTTCTCCCGCTCGCACACCCTCTACAGGCGCGCCGTGAAGGAAGCTTTAGGCTCAGGAACGGCCAGGGTTCACGAGTTAATCCTCACTTCCCCCTTCGGTGTCGTTCCGAGGGAGTGGGAGTGGCTGGCTAAGTATGACATAGTCGTCACCGGCCACTGGAGCGAGGAGGAGATTAGACCAGCGGCTGAGCTACTCGCGAAGACCCTCGAGAAGTACCCGAAGGACGTTCCGATAGTAGCGCACCTCGACGAGGCCTACGTCGAGATAGCGAAGCTCGCGGGTGAACTCTCTGGCCGGGAGATAATCTTCACCCGTGTCGAGGGTGGAACGATGAGCAAAGAAAGCCTGAAGTCCCTCACCGAGACCCTGAGGGAGTTCCACCTTGAGGGGACGAAAGAGGACAGAACCTACCGCTACTTCGAGAACATAAGGAAGGTCTTCGACTTCTACTTCGGAGTTGGAGCAGGAGAGGCCGTCCTTCCCGATAACGGCCACGTCAAGGGCTCAAAGATGCTCCGCCTCTTCGTTGAGAACCAGCAGACGGGAACCTTCAGGGAGGGCGTCATAAGCGTCACGCCCTTCGGAATGCAGAGGATTTACGACTCGCTCAAAGCTTACTGGGTGAAGATTGACTTCGACCTGCGCGGCGACGTCTTCGCGGCCGGCGTGAACGAGGCCGACGAGAGGATTCGCCCGGACGACATAGTCGGCGTTGTTAGGGACGAGAAGGTAGTCGGCGTCGGCAAAGCCGTTCTCGCTGGAGAGGAAATGATTAGGGCGAAGAAGGGCATCGCCGTTAAGGTGAGGAAGCGGGCATAA
- a CDS encoding signal peptidase I encodes MPKRPNIFSILSALFLVMTLLVAVLHFVFGFQYVVVLTDSMEPKIHPGDLVVVYPSKDVQPGDVILYRIEIGGTEYRIIHRVVAIRTDQEGRIYYVTKGDNRRYVDPWRVYPDQVLGKLLFVIPHVGRLYYYLPLIITALILSLMALIGYELVKILLEEEEKPSREPLYALRRSRDMYMLRRSRRPGRGRF; translated from the coding sequence ATGCCAAAGCGCCCTAACATCTTTTCCATTTTGTCGGCCCTTTTTCTCGTCATGACCCTTCTCGTTGCGGTTCTGCACTTCGTCTTTGGCTTCCAGTACGTGGTGGTTCTTACTGACTCGATGGAGCCCAAAATACACCCCGGTGACCTCGTTGTCGTGTACCCATCCAAGGACGTTCAACCTGGTGACGTCATTCTCTACCGGATCGAGATCGGCGGAACCGAATACCGCATAATCCACAGGGTCGTCGCCATCAGAACGGATCAGGAAGGGAGGATCTACTACGTGACGAAGGGCGACAACAGGAGGTACGTCGATCCCTGGCGGGTTTATCCGGATCAGGTTCTTGGGAAGCTGCTCTTCGTGATCCCCCACGTCGGGAGGCTTTACTACTACCTGCCCCTGATAATAACGGCCCTGATACTGAGCCTTATGGCCCTGATCGGCTACGAACTCGTCAAGATCCTGCTGGAAGAAGAGGAAAAACCATCAAGAGAGCCCCTCTATGCCCTCAGGCGTTCGAGGGACATGTACATGCTGAGGCGCTCGAGACGGCCTGGCAGGGGGCGGTTCTGA